One Rhodoluna sp. KAS3 DNA window includes the following coding sequences:
- a CDS encoding S8 family serine peptidase, with product MRLRKLLAITLAAASVLLVSQPARADIIRDREYWLTDYSFQKAWNLTKGAGVTVAVIDTGVDGSHPDLQNVLVGGTDLSGLGSFNGRIPVGASSFHGTMVASLIAGRGHGGGNGVLGTAPEADLLSASMAFGVAGLSTDDQVAEGIRWAVDHGADVINLSLSRNNAGWPESWDDAFTYAFEHDVVVVAAAGNRASGAEFASAPATIPGVLAVAGVDRNGKASEEASVDGLTIGVSAPATDLVGAGPNGEYKVWSGTSGAAPIVSGLVALVRSYYPDLDAANVINRVIKTAKKVTEESYSPKYGYGLIDPLRALTATVEPVSENPLGSLAEWIELYRDVDSEIIDGGISEPVPSEQVSETIPATPKDYSNVLPTLIYGLIFTAAVISVARRLRRNK from the coding sequence GTGCGTCTGCGAAAGCTACTAGCAATAACGCTGGCTGCGGCCAGTGTTTTGTTGGTTTCGCAACCCGCTCGAGCTGACATCATTCGTGATCGTGAGTATTGGCTCACCGATTACTCATTTCAAAAAGCTTGGAACCTCACCAAAGGCGCCGGAGTCACCGTTGCCGTCATTGACACCGGCGTCGACGGCAGTCATCCTGACCTTCAAAACGTCTTAGTTGGCGGTACCGATCTATCTGGCTTGGGGTCTTTCAATGGCCGCATTCCAGTTGGGGCCAGCAGTTTTCATGGCACTATGGTGGCCAGTCTGATTGCCGGTCGTGGGCACGGCGGTGGCAATGGGGTTCTGGGAACCGCACCCGAGGCTGATCTTTTGAGCGCTTCGATGGCCTTTGGTGTAGCGGGCTTGAGTACCGACGACCAAGTGGCTGAAGGAATCCGGTGGGCTGTCGATCACGGCGCTGACGTCATTAATTTGTCGCTTTCTCGCAATAACGCTGGTTGGCCCGAGTCTTGGGATGATGCCTTCACCTATGCCTTCGAGCACGATGTGGTGGTTGTCGCTGCCGCCGGAAATCGCGCGTCTGGGGCCGAGTTTGCTAGTGCCCCGGCCACCATCCCGGGGGTCCTGGCAGTTGCTGGCGTTGATCGAAATGGAAAAGCCAGCGAAGAAGCATCTGTAGATGGATTAACTATTGGCGTGAGCGCGCCGGCCACCGATTTGGTTGGTGCGGGACCGAACGGAGAGTACAAGGTCTGGAGTGGCACCAGCGGGGCAGCGCCTATCGTGAGCGGTTTGGTCGCGTTGGTCAGGTCTTATTACCCCGATTTGGATGCTGCAAATGTCATAAATCGTGTGATCAAAACAGCTAAGAAAGTCACCGAAGAAAGCTATTCACCTAAGTACGGTTATGGGCTTATCGATCCGCTTCGTGCGCTTACGGCAACCGTCGAACCCGTGTCTGAAAACCCGCTCGGATCGCTGGCTGAGTGGATCGAGCTCTACCGCGATGTTGATTCAGAAATCATCGATGGAGGCATCTCAGAACCGGTGCCCAGCGAACAGGTTTCAGAGACCATTCCGGCCACACCCAAGGATTATTCGAACGTCCTTCCGACCTTGATTTACGGTCTTATTTTTACGGCTGCCGTGATTTCTGTGGCTCGCAGACTTAGACGTAACAAATAA